Within Streptomyces roseirectus, the genomic segment CTCGATCTGGCCCTTCAGCTTGTCGACGGCGGCCTGGAGCTGACCCGTCAGACCGGCCGCGCGGGCACGCGCCTCGGGGTTGGTGCGCCGCCACTCGGTCTCCTCGGCGTCCTGGAGGGCCCGCTCGACCGCGTGCATCCGGCCCTCGACCTTCGGCCGGGCGTCACGCGGGACGTGCCCGATGGCCTCCCAGCGCTCGTTGATCGAGCGGAAGGCCGCGCGCGCCGACTTCAGATCGCCGATCGGCAGCAGCTTCTCGGCCTCCCCGGCCAGCTCCTCCTTCAGCTTCAGGTTCTCCGTCTGCTCCGCGTCCCGCTCGGCGAAGACCCCGCTGCGGGCCGCGAAGAACACGTCCTGCGCGCCCCGGAAGCGGTTCCACAGGTCGTCCTCGTGCTCGCGCTGGGCGCGGCCCGCGGCCTTCCAGTCCGCCATCAGCTCGCGGTAACGGGCCGCCGTCGGACCCCAGTCCTGGGACGACGACAGCGACTCGGCCTCCGCGACCAGCCGCTCCTTGATCCGGCGGGCGTCCTCGCGCTGCGCGTCGAGCTGCGCGAAGTGCGCCTTGCGCCGCTTGGAGAACGCCGAGCGGGCGTGCGAGAAGCGGTGCCACAGCTCGTCGTCCGACTTGCGGTCCAGGCGCGGCAGGCCCTTCCAGGTGTCCACCAGGGCCCGCAGCCGTTCGCCGGCCGCCCGCCACTGGTCGGACTGGGCCAGCTGCTCGGCCTCCGCGACCAGCTCCTCCTTGGCCTTGCGGGCCTCCTCGGACTGCTTGGCCCGCTGCTGCTTGCGCTCCTCGCGCCGGGACTCGACCGTCGCCACCAGCGCGTCCAGCCGCTCCTTCAGCGACGCCAGGTCACCGACCGCGTGGTGCGCGTCGACCTGCTCGCGGAGGTGGTCGATCGCCACCTGCGCGTCCTTGGCGGACAGGTCGGTCGTGCGCACGCGCTTCTCCAGGAGGCCGATCTCGACCACCAGGCCCTCGTACTTGCGCTCGAAGTAGGCCAGCGCCTCCTCGGGAGAGCCGGCCTGCCAGGAACCGACGACCTGCTCGCCGTCGGCCGTACGCACGTACACGGTCCCCGTCTCGTCGACGCGGCCCCACGGGTCGCTGCTCACAGCGCCTCCTCCACATGATGCCTGCGCGAGGTTTTCGCACCCCCGGGCATCGTCCACAGTTTCGTCTTGGCCAACATAGGCGAACGGCGGCGTGCCTGTCCGCATCCAGCGCGACCGAAATTACGCCGCCCGCCGCCGGGGATTCGTCAGGACTTCGCGACCGTCGCCTTGTCGATCACGACCGTCGCGTTCGGGGCGGTGTTGCCGGTCGTCGGGTCGGCGGGCTGCGCGCCCGCGTCCGCGATCTTCTTGAGGACCTTCATGCCCTCGGCCGACACCGTGCCGAACGGGGTGTACTGGGGCGGCAGTTGGCTGTCCTGGTAGACCAGGAAGAACTGGCTGCCGCCGGTGTGCGGCTGGCCGGTGTTGGCCATCGCGACCGTGCCCGCTGGGTAGATGTTGTTCTTGAGGGAGGCGTCCTTCAGGTTCTCGTCCGGGATCGTGTAGCCGGGACCGCCGGTGCCCTTGCCGGTCGGGTCGCCGCACTGCAGGACGTAGATGCCCTCGGTGGTGAGCCGGTGGCACTTCGAGTGGTCGAAGTAGCCCTTGCCGGCCAGGAAGTCGAACGAGTTGACCGTCTGCGGGGCGGCCGACGCCTTCAGCGCGATGCCGATCTCGCCGCACGTCGTGTCCAGCGTCATCGTGTACTTCGCCGACTTGTCGATCGCGAGCTTCGGCGCGGTCTTCCACGTCTCGGTCTTCACCGCGCCCGCGGCCGGCTTCGCGCACGGGTCGGGACCCTTGCTCGGCCCGGCCGACGGGGACGCCGCGACGTCGTCCGACTTCTTCTTGCCGTCGTCCTTGAAGGCGCCCGTCGCGTACAGCGTCACCCCGCCGACGACGGCCACCGCGAGCACCGACGCGATCACCGAGTTGCGCACACGGGCCTTGCGCCGGGCGGCGGTGCGCCGTTGCTGCTGCCGCAAGAACTTCTCCCGCGCGAGCTGCCGCTTCCGCTGTTCCTGGGTGACCACCGGTCTTCTCCTCGTGCGTCTCGTGCGTCGGTTCGCTCCTGTGTGTGCCCCGTACCGTATATGGGTTCGCTGAGGAAACGGCAGCGCCGGTAGGCTCTGACGTGGGTCGCGCTGTGCGCAAGCCCCCCGTATCGAGACAAACGAAGGACGATCGTGCTCATTGCCGGGTTCCCCGCCGGGGCCTGGGGGACGAACTGTTATCTCGTCGCCCCGGCCGCCGGTGAGGAGTGCGTGATCATCGACCCGGGCCACGAGGCGGCCCCCGGAGTCGAGGAAGCGCTCGCGAAACATCGGCTCAAGCCCGTCGCCGTCGTCCTCACCCACGGCCACCTCGACCACGTGGCCTCGGTCGTCCCGGTGTGCGGCGCGCACGACGTGCCCGCCTGGATCCACCCCGAGGACCGCTACATGATGAGCGACCCCGAGAAGGCCCTCGGCCGGTCCATCGGGATGCCACTGCTCGGCGAACTCACCATCGGGGAGCCGGACGACGTCCGCGAACTCACCGACGGCGCCCGCCTCGAACTGGCCGGTCTGGAACTCACCGTCGCGCACGCGCCGGGCCATACGCGGGGGTCGGTGACGTTCCGGCTGCCCGAGTCCGCCGACATCCCGTCGGTGTTCTTCTCCGGGGACCTGCTCTTCGCCGGCTCCATCGGCCGCACCGACCTGCCGGGCGGCTCCATGGACGACATGCTCGCCTCCCTGGCCCGTGTCTGCCTGCCGCTCGACGATTCCACCGTGGTCCTCTCCGGACACGGCCCCCAGACCACCATCGGCCGCGAACGCGCCACCAACGCCTATCTGCGACAGGTGGCCGACGGCCGGGGAGCGTCCGACGCTCCCCGCCGAGGAATATGACGAGAGATCTTCCGTGAGCACCTTCCAGGCCCCCAAGGGCACCTACGACCTCCTGCCGCCCGAATCCGCCGCATTCCTGGCGGTCCGTGACGCGCTCGCCGCACCCCTGCGCACCTCCGGCTACGGCTACATCGAGACGCCCGGCTTCGAGAACGTCGAACTCTTCGCGCGCGGCGTCGGCGAGTCCACCGACATCGTCACCAAGGAGATGTACGCCTTCGAGACCAAGGGCGGCGACCGGATCGCCCTGCGCCCCGAAGGCACCGCCGGCACCCTGCGCGCCACGCTGGAGGCGAACCTGCACCGGCAGGGCAACCTCCCCGTCAAGCTCTGGTACTCCGGCTCCTACTACCGCTACGAAGCCCCCCAGAAGGGCCGCTACCGCCACTTCTCCCAGATCGGCGCCGAGGCCATCGGCACCGAGGACCCCGCCCTCGACGCCGAGCTGATCCTCCTCGCCGACCGGGCGTACCGCTCACTCGGCCTGCGCGGCTTCCGCATCCTCCTCAACAGCCTCGGCGACCAGGAGTGCCGCCCCCTCTACCGCGAGGCCCTGCAGACCTTCCTGCGCGGCCTCGACCTCGACGAGGAGACCCTGCGCCGCGCCGAGATCAACCCCCTGCGCGTCCTCGACGACAAGCGCGCCGACGTCCGCAGGCAGCTCACCGGCGCCCCCCTGCTCCAGGACTACCTCTGCGCCGCCTGCAAGACGTACCACGAGGAGGTCCGCGCCCTCCTGACCGCCGAGGACGTCGCCTTCGAGGACGACCCCAAGCTGGTCCGCGGCCTCGACTACTACACCCGCACGACCTTCGAGTTCGTCCACGACGGCCTCGGCGCCCAGTCCGCCGTCGGCGGCGGCGGACGCTACGACGGCCTCTCCGAGATGATCGGCGGCCCATCCCTCCCGTCCGTCGGCTGGGCCCTCGGCGTCGACCGCACGGTCCTCGCCCTGGAGGCGGAGGGCATCACCCTCGACCTCCCGCCGGCCACCTCCGTCTTCGCCGTCCCCCTCGGCGACGAGGCCCGCCGCGTCCTGTTCACCAAGGTCAACGAGTTGCGCCGGGCCGGCGTCGCCGCCGACTTCTCCTACGGCGGCAAGGGACTCAAGGGCGCCATGAAGAACGCCCACCGCTCGGGCGCCCGCTACGCGCTCGTCGCCGGCGAGCGGGACCTCGTCGAGGGCGTCGTCCAGCTCAAGGACATGGAGTCGGGCGAGCAGACGGCCGTCGCGCTCGACCGGATCACGGCGGAAGTGACGTCCCGGCTGTAGTTCACACCGTCTTCTCAACCGTCAACGCGACGAGGCGGAAATCCTCCGCGCGGGCGATTCCCGACCGCGTTCTCCCGGGCCGGAAGCCTGTCCTGAACAGGCTTCCGGCCGCCCGTCCTTATGTCCATCGAACGGTGGGCGCAAGCCCGGGTGCGGCACAATGAGCGCTGCCAGAAGCAGGCCCCTCTCGATTTGACGGATCGGCGTGATGAGCAAGACGACAGTCAAAGAGGTCTCCATGGACCGCGACCCGGAGCACGCCACCGCCGACGTGCCCGGCGCGGCGGGCGGCAGCCGGGCGTTCGCGCTGATGCTGGTGATCACCGGCGCGGCGGGGCTGCTCGCCGCCTGGGTGATCACGATCGACAAGTTCAAGCTGCTCGAAGCCAAGGTCGAGGGCAAGACCTTCGTCCCCGGCTGCAGCCTCAACCCGGTCGTCTCCTGCGGCAGCGTCATGGAGTCCAAGCAGGCCGCCGTCTTCGGGTTCCCCAACCCCATGCTCGGCCTCGTCTGCTACGGCATCGTCATCGCCGTCGGCATGACCCTGCTGGGCCGCGCCCGCTTCCCCCGCTGGTACTGGCTCACCTTCAACTTCGGCACGCTGTTCGGGGTCGGGTTCTGCACGTGGCTCCAGTTCCAGTCCCTGTACCGGATCAACGCGCTGTGCCTGTGGTGCTCGCTGGCCTGGGTCGCGACGATCATCATGTTCTGGTACGTGACCTCGTTCAACGTCCGGCACGGCTTCCTGCCCGCGCCGGGCTGGCTGAAGAGCTTCTTCGGCGAGTTCACGTGGGTGCTGCCGGCCGTGCACATCGGGATCATCGGCATGCTGATCCTGACGCGCTGGTGGGACTTCTGGACGAGCTGACACCCTGAGGGGATTGTCAGTGGCGTCGCTTAGGGTTTCCGTGTGGAGCCCGACCTGTTCACCGCAGCCGCCGAAGA encodes:
- a CDS encoding DUF349 domain-containing protein; the encoded protein is MSSDPWGRVDETGTVYVRTADGEQVVGSWQAGSPEEALAYFERKYEGLVVEIGLLEKRVRTTDLSAKDAQVAIDHLREQVDAHHAVGDLASLKERLDALVATVESRREERKQQRAKQSEEARKAKEELVAEAEQLAQSDQWRAAGERLRALVDTWKGLPRLDRKSDDELWHRFSHARSAFSKRRKAHFAQLDAQREDARRIKERLVAEAESLSSSQDWGPTAARYRELMADWKAAGRAQREHEDDLWNRFRGAQDVFFAARSGVFAERDAEQTENLKLKEELAGEAEKLLPIGDLKSARAAFRSINERWEAIGHVPRDARPKVEGRMHAVERALQDAEETEWRRTNPEARARAAGLTGQLQAAVDKLKGQIETARAQGNNSRADKLERELEGRQALLDQALKGLQEFGG
- a CDS encoding peptidylprolyl isomerase gives rise to the protein MVTQEQRKRQLAREKFLRQQQRRTAARRKARVRNSVIASVLAVAVVGGVTLYATGAFKDDGKKKSDDVAASPSAGPSKGPDPCAKPAAGAVKTETWKTAPKLAIDKSAKYTMTLDTTCGEIGIALKASAAPQTVNSFDFLAGKGYFDHSKCHRLTTEGIYVLQCGDPTGKGTGGPGYTIPDENLKDASLKNNIYPAGTVAMANTGQPHTGGSQFFLVYQDSQLPPQYTPFGTVSAEGMKVLKKIADAGAQPADPTTGNTAPNATVVIDKATVAKS
- a CDS encoding MBL fold metallo-hydrolase, which produces MLIAGFPAGAWGTNCYLVAPAAGEECVIIDPGHEAAPGVEEALAKHRLKPVAVVLTHGHLDHVASVVPVCGAHDVPAWIHPEDRYMMSDPEKALGRSIGMPLLGELTIGEPDDVRELTDGARLELAGLELTVAHAPGHTRGSVTFRLPESADIPSVFFSGDLLFAGSIGRTDLPGGSMDDMLASLARVCLPLDDSTVVLSGHGPQTTIGRERATNAYLRQVADGRGASDAPRRGI
- the hisS gene encoding histidine--tRNA ligase; amino-acid sequence: MSTFQAPKGTYDLLPPESAAFLAVRDALAAPLRTSGYGYIETPGFENVELFARGVGESTDIVTKEMYAFETKGGDRIALRPEGTAGTLRATLEANLHRQGNLPVKLWYSGSYYRYEAPQKGRYRHFSQIGAEAIGTEDPALDAELILLADRAYRSLGLRGFRILLNSLGDQECRPLYREALQTFLRGLDLDEETLRRAEINPLRVLDDKRADVRRQLTGAPLLQDYLCAACKTYHEEVRALLTAEDVAFEDDPKLVRGLDYYTRTTFEFVHDGLGAQSAVGGGGRYDGLSEMIGGPSLPSVGWALGVDRTVLALEAEGITLDLPPATSVFAVPLGDEARRVLFTKVNELRRAGVAADFSYGGKGLKGAMKNAHRSGARYALVAGERDLVEGVVQLKDMESGEQTAVALDRITAEVTSRL
- a CDS encoding vitamin K epoxide reductase family protein encodes the protein MSKTTVKEVSMDRDPEHATADVPGAAGGSRAFALMLVITGAAGLLAAWVITIDKFKLLEAKVEGKTFVPGCSLNPVVSCGSVMESKQAAVFGFPNPMLGLVCYGIVIAVGMTLLGRARFPRWYWLTFNFGTLFGVGFCTWLQFQSLYRINALCLWCSLAWVATIIMFWYVTSFNVRHGFLPAPGWLKSFFGEFTWVLPAVHIGIIGMLILTRWWDFWTS